Proteins encoded within one genomic window of Dyadobacter chenhuakuii:
- a CDS encoding TonB-dependent receptor domain-containing protein, with product MKKFASLLSLLILFSLSAFAQDPTGRITGVVKDSVTNEPVVGAYVAVSRNLPDAKPEYVTTDIDGKFSFSGLAKQAAYLVKVSYLSYKDASRTVTVQDDTQDVGTFQLSEAVANLKEIKVVGQVTAVQQKGDTTQFNAAAYKTNPDATSEDLIQKMPGITVANGTVTANGETVNRVLVDGKPFFGEDAALTLKSLPAEIVDKIEVFDKLSDQAQFTGFDDGNGQKTINIVTKADRKMGQFGKVFAGYGLDNRYQAGGNVSFFKGDQRISVIGLSNNINMQNFSSQDLIGVSGGGGGGRGGSGGGSAGNFLVGNQSGITGTNSFGLNYANKFGKKVDVTGSYFFNRTGNSNLQSMQQRFILPGDTDSTDQIYNENSRTNNTNANHRLNFRIEYNINKNNSLIVTPRLSFQDNNSASTKAGLNTLNGLRINSLDNSQRNATNAYNFNNDVLFRHSFEKKGRTLSVNLNTQLNDRNGLGNLYSKTMFFDSLGLAARGDTLDQESYTYSNGLTLGGNLIYTEPIGKNSQLQFNYGLTVSNSDSKKETYNMSFDENTYSDLDSLLSNTFDNRYVTNRAGIGYRYRKNSWSANFGLDFQNTGLYSQQLAPVNAKVDQSFTNLLPNFMLSYRSKTGTQFRTFFRSSTNQPSISQLQNVIDNSNPLALTAGNPDLKQEYRNSFNIRYSLAGAERPYNLNAMVFVTQTNNAIVNSTLIAQEPTKIVDGIILERGAKFTKPVNVDGSWNARTFLAYGKPIAPLKLNVNLTTGFNYVRSPGLINNISNYSNTYAVSQGLVVSSNVSENLDFTVSYSGNYNMVRNTIQPNLNNNYYTQGITGRVNWIFGKGFVVQSDVSNQSYRGLGEGYNRNFTLWNASIGKKFLKNNAGELKLTVFDILKQNNSITRNVTETYVQDVTNRVLTQYAMLTFTYTLRNFGKAPAPQNNRRRDFESGDMPGGGRGGRGGF from the coding sequence ATGAAAAAATTCGCATCCCTACTCTCGCTGCTGATACTATTTTCCCTCTCAGCATTTGCACAAGACCCAACCGGCCGGATCACCGGCGTGGTGAAAGACAGTGTTACCAACGAGCCGGTTGTGGGCGCATATGTTGCAGTAAGCAGGAACCTGCCCGATGCGAAACCCGAGTATGTAACGACCGATATAGACGGTAAGTTTTCATTCAGTGGTCTCGCCAAGCAAGCTGCTTACCTGGTGAAGGTTTCCTATCTGAGTTATAAAGATGCTTCCCGCACAGTCACAGTGCAGGATGATACGCAGGATGTCGGCACATTTCAGTTAAGCGAAGCCGTTGCCAATTTGAAGGAAATCAAGGTCGTAGGGCAAGTTACTGCGGTGCAGCAAAAAGGCGACACGACCCAGTTCAATGCTGCTGCCTATAAAACAAACCCTGACGCAACTTCCGAAGACCTCATCCAGAAAATGCCCGGAATAACGGTAGCTAACGGAACGGTAACGGCTAATGGTGAGACAGTTAACAGGGTTTTGGTGGATGGTAAGCCATTTTTTGGGGAAGATGCTGCACTAACATTGAAATCGCTTCCTGCCGAGATCGTCGATAAGATCGAAGTTTTCGACAAACTGAGCGATCAGGCGCAATTCACAGGATTCGACGATGGTAACGGCCAAAAAACCATCAACATCGTCACCAAAGCCGATCGCAAAATGGGCCAGTTTGGTAAGGTTTTCGCTGGGTATGGGCTCGATAACCGTTATCAGGCGGGCGGAAATGTGAGTTTTTTCAAAGGCGATCAGCGTATATCGGTGATTGGGCTGAGCAATAACATTAATATGCAAAACTTTTCAAGCCAGGATCTGATCGGTGTTTCCGGTGGAGGGGGCGGGGGAAGAGGCGGTTCGGGAGGCGGCTCTGCGGGTAATTTCCTGGTTGGTAACCAAAGCGGGATTACCGGAACAAATTCTTTCGGATTGAACTATGCCAACAAGTTTGGGAAAAAAGTGGATGTTACCGGAAGCTATTTTTTCAACCGCACGGGTAACAGCAATTTGCAGAGCATGCAGCAACGCTTCATTTTGCCTGGTGATACGGATTCTACGGATCAGATTTACAATGAAAACAGCCGTACGAACAACACCAACGCAAACCATAGACTTAATTTTAGAATTGAATACAACATTAATAAGAACAACTCGCTGATCGTTACACCGCGATTGAGCTTTCAGGACAACAATTCAGCTAGCACAAAGGCCGGACTTAACACACTGAACGGCCTGCGGATCAACAGCCTGGATAACAGCCAGCGTAATGCAACCAATGCGTACAACTTCAATAATGACGTTTTGTTTCGCCATTCATTTGAAAAGAAGGGCCGGACTCTTTCTGTGAATCTGAACACGCAGCTGAATGATCGCAACGGACTCGGTAATCTGTATTCCAAAACCATGTTTTTCGACAGTCTGGGCCTGGCGGCAAGAGGGGATACACTGGATCAGGAAAGTTATACCTATTCCAACGGCCTGACATTAGGCGGAAACCTGATCTACACCGAGCCTATCGGGAAAAACAGCCAGTTACAGTTTAACTACGGTCTGACGGTGAGCAACAGCGATTCGAAAAAAGAAACTTACAACATGAGTTTCGATGAAAACACTTATTCGGATCTTGATTCGCTGCTTTCCAATACATTTGACAATCGTTACGTGACCAACCGGGCAGGAATCGGCTATCGTTATCGCAAAAACAGCTGGTCAGCGAACTTTGGGCTGGATTTCCAAAATACCGGCTTGTACAGTCAGCAATTGGCGCCTGTTAATGCCAAAGTGGATCAGTCATTTACCAATCTGCTGCCCAATTTCATGTTGAGTTACAGATCGAAAACCGGCACGCAGTTCCGTACATTTTTCAGAAGTTCAACAAACCAGCCATCGATTTCCCAGTTGCAGAATGTGATCGATAATAGTAACCCGCTCGCCTTAACCGCTGGAAACCCGGATCTGAAACAGGAATATCGCAACAGTTTTAATATTCGCTATTCGCTGGCCGGCGCAGAGCGTCCGTACAACCTGAATGCAATGGTTTTTGTAACCCAAACCAATAACGCAATTGTAAACTCAACATTGATTGCGCAGGAGCCAACCAAAATCGTCGACGGAATTATTCTGGAACGCGGAGCGAAATTTACAAAGCCTGTGAATGTGGACGGAAGCTGGAATGCACGAACTTTTCTCGCTTATGGAAAGCCAATTGCGCCATTAAAACTGAATGTAAACCTGACTACCGGCTTCAACTATGTGCGTTCCCCTGGCTTGATCAACAACATTTCCAATTACTCCAACACCTACGCGGTTTCGCAGGGTTTAGTTGTCAGCAGCAATGTCAGCGAGAACCTCGATTTCACAGTTTCTTATTCAGGAAACTACAATATGGTCCGCAATACGATCCAGCCGAACTTGAACAATAATTATTATACGCAGGGCATTACCGGACGTGTGAACTGGATTTTTGGAAAAGGGTTTGTCGTGCAAAGTGATGTGAGCAACCAGTCGTACCGGGGTTTGGGAGAAGGTTATAACCGAAACTTCACATTGTGGAATGCCAGCATTGGGAAGAAATTCCTGAAAAACAATGCCGGCGAACTGAAACTAACGGTTTTTGACATCTTGAAACAAAACAACAGCATTACCCGGAACGTAACGGAAACCTACGTGCAGGATGTTACCAATCGCGTTTTGACCCAATATGCAATGCTGACTTTCACTTACACGCTGAGAAACTTCGGAAAAGCGCCGGCTCCGCAAAACAACCGCCGCAGAGATTTTGAAAGCGGTGATATGCCTGGTGGTGGAAGAGGAGGAAGAGGTGGTTTTTGA
- a CDS encoding LysM peptidoglycan-binding domain-containing protein — translation MEDEFPKKRNVRPTEKSNLPIVTLFVLVLLVLAMLYVGYEYISDSSSNSEELTSVVVDSTLEEPSVGEPITDEPAEALETPASEKPSAAKDQPKETPKETTPAISASSVGGEQITHTVKGGETFSSIASRYNLKTETLKGLNASTPELKSDVTKLKIQVQAVHTVGPGDVLRVVAGKYGVTKEAIMKANGRTRDFSERGEKLIIPFPSRK, via the coding sequence ATGGAAGACGAATTCCCGAAGAAAAGAAATGTCCGTCCGACCGAAAAGTCCAACCTTCCTATTGTTACCCTGTTTGTGTTGGTTCTTTTGGTATTAGCAATGTTGTACGTGGGGTATGAATACATTTCCGACAGTTCCTCGAATTCCGAAGAGCTTACTTCGGTCGTTGTGGACTCAACGCTTGAAGAACCCAGTGTAGGCGAGCCGATAACCGACGAGCCCGCCGAAGCATTAGAAACACCGGCCTCGGAAAAGCCGTCGGCAGCGAAAGACCAACCGAAAGAGACTCCAAAAGAAACGACGCCTGCGATTTCGGCGTCCTCAGTTGGTGGAGAGCAAATTACGCATACAGTGAAAGGCGGTGAAACTTTTTCAAGCATTGCATCGCGCTACAATTTGAAAACGGAAACATTAAAGGGACTGAATGCTTCCACTCCCGAGTTGAAGTCGGACGTTACCAAGCTCAAAATTCAAGTTCAGGCCGTGCATACTGTGGGCCCGGGCGATGTTTTGAGGGTAGTCGCAGGCAAATATGGCGTAACCAAGGAAGCAATCATGAAAGCGAATGGTAGAACCAGAGATTTCTCCGAAAGAGGTGAAAAACTCATCATTCCTTTTCCGTCCAGAAAATAG
- the purE gene encoding 5-(carboxyamino)imidazole ribonucleotide mutase, translated as MVGIIMGSLSDRKIMQQAADALSELGIAFEMEIVSAHRTPERMLEYASSARSRGLQVIIAGAGGAAHLPGMVASLTSLPVIGVPVLSSNSIDGWDSVLSILQMPSGVPVATVALDGARNAGILAAQIIGASDPEVGKRLDAFKEGLKEKVAVMNEELRNHLGS; from the coding sequence ATGGTTGGAATCATAATGGGAAGCTTATCAGACCGGAAAATCATGCAGCAGGCAGCTGATGCACTTTCCGAGCTTGGGATCGCTTTCGAAATGGAGATCGTCTCGGCACACCGTACGCCCGAACGCATGCTGGAATACGCGTCATCGGCCAGAAGTCGCGGGTTACAGGTTATTATCGCTGGTGCAGGCGGCGCGGCGCACTTGCCGGGCATGGTTGCCTCACTCACTTCACTGCCTGTTATCGGCGTCCCGGTTTTGTCCAGCAATTCGATAGACGGATGGGATTCAGTGCTTTCCATCTTACAAATGCCTTCGGGTGTGCCGGTGGCAACAGTGGCACTGGATGGGGCGAGAAACGCTGGAATTCTGGCGGCTCAAATCATCGGAGCGAGCGATCCGGAGGTCGGAAAAAGGCTTGATGCATTCAAGGAAGGCCTAAAAGAAAAAGTCGCGGTCATGAATGAGGAATTGAGAAATCACCTTGGAAGTTAG
- a CDS encoding 5-(carboxyamino)imidazole ribonucleotide synthase, with translation MLSSRIGILGGGQLGLMLLQAAVDWNLDIHVLDPDAEAPCKQIAPHFQQGSLQDYDTVYNFGKDLDVITIEIEKVNVQALEALEKEGKKIFPQPSVIRQIQDKRVQKQFYKDHNLPTADFILTENREDVYKNASFLPAFHKLGKDGYDGRGVQRLTSEADIEKAFEQPGLLEKAVPFEKELAVIVARNVQGEITTFPTVEMVFHPELNLVEYLFAPAEIEKSIDEKAQEIARKTAEAFQIVGLLAVELFMTADGEILINEVAPRPHNSGHHTIRANATSQYEQHWRAILDLPLGSTQAYGPSAMVNLLGEEGYEGPAIYEGMEKLLATEQVFPFLYWKAITKSFRKMGHITIMDADIASLKRKVDFVKKNIRVISK, from the coding sequence ATGCTTTCATCGCGAATAGGAATTCTTGGCGGCGGCCAACTAGGACTTATGCTTTTACAAGCCGCTGTGGACTGGAATCTGGACATTCACGTCCTCGATCCCGACGCAGAGGCCCCATGCAAACAAATTGCCCCTCACTTTCAGCAAGGCTCGTTACAGGATTATGACACGGTTTATAACTTCGGCAAAGACCTGGATGTAATTACAATAGAAATTGAAAAGGTGAATGTCCAGGCTTTGGAAGCACTGGAAAAGGAAGGCAAGAAAATCTTCCCGCAACCCTCTGTTATCCGACAAATCCAGGATAAACGTGTCCAAAAGCAGTTTTACAAAGATCATAACCTCCCAACTGCCGATTTTATATTAACAGAAAACCGGGAGGATGTTTATAAAAACGCATCCTTTTTACCCGCATTTCATAAGCTGGGAAAAGATGGTTACGATGGCCGCGGGGTGCAGCGGCTTACTTCCGAAGCAGACATTGAAAAGGCTTTCGAACAGCCCGGACTTCTGGAAAAGGCAGTGCCCTTTGAGAAGGAACTGGCCGTCATCGTGGCGCGGAATGTACAAGGAGAAATCACAACATTCCCGACCGTGGAAATGGTTTTTCATCCGGAACTAAACCTCGTTGAATATCTTTTTGCACCAGCAGAAATTGAAAAATCCATAGACGAAAAAGCGCAGGAAATTGCCAGAAAAACGGCAGAAGCTTTCCAGATTGTTGGGCTGCTTGCTGTGGAGCTTTTTATGACTGCCGATGGCGAGATCCTGATCAATGAAGTGGCGCCAAGGCCGCATAACAGTGGCCACCACACCATCCGCGCCAATGCGACTTCACAATACGAGCAGCACTGGCGGGCCATTCTGGACTTACCGCTGGGCAGCACGCAAGCTTATGGGCCATCCGCAATGGTAAACTTGCTGGGTGAAGAAGGCTACGAAGGTCCGGCGATTTATGAAGGAATGGAGAAATTGTTGGCTACTGAACAGGTTTTCCCGTTCCTTTACTGGAAGGCCATTACAAAATCATTTAGAAAAATGGGCCATATTACCATTATGGATGCCGATATCGCGTCTTTAAAGAGAAAGGTTGATTTTGTTAAAAAAAATATCAGAGTAATTAGTAAGTAA
- a CDS encoding BatA domain-containing protein, translating into MGFLFPSFLWGLLAVSVPIAIHIFNFRRTKKVYFTNVAFLKAVDTKTRSVRQVKHWLVLAARILAIICLALAFAQPFLPAQNNLSVDRKGITSLYLDNSLSMESELNNKRYLDIATARLSELLGLFRNATSLQLVTNDFSAQEQGLYASEKLRDRLTTIGLSNTPRTFEQVYKRQENLMSRHQQAGKNQLFWFSDFQKSTSGNLSGLKADTTNQLFLVPVQAAAEKNVFVDSAWLNTPFIRELQNNILFVKVSNSGSEAARNVVLKLSLDNMQASTASVNVPANGSATAKFNFNLKGKGYKKGQITFDDFPVTFDNNYYFVLNASPLIRVLHIYGQKSAGNYIENVYANDSLFSLQSYSASNVDPGLIKNTDLVVLEGVTSLSGSLPQDLQELIRNGGSVTIIPPAAPNTESYSGFLSRIGINGLSGPQNAQPAPVALAAPDRNNPFFSDVFEESVRQELNLNLPSASPVWSWANAGQMVLALRNGQTYLNQVTSGTGKAYLFAAPLNPEYGNIAQHAIFVPIMYKIAASSVRAQRTSFKFDENPITLNVEKAQPNTVYKLRRNQKEVIPVQRIAGNQLLLEIPQGDQLGEGLDAGYFELVKDNKVEQIIALNHNNAESKLQYYSPDELRTIFAGQKNVQIFDRIDDDAFSTAFQQQNMGTNLWKYFLYGALFFLLVEVALIRLLK; encoded by the coding sequence ATGGGTTTCCTTTTTCCATCATTTTTGTGGGGTCTTCTGGCTGTTTCGGTTCCAATTGCGATTCATATTTTCAATTTCCGTCGTACAAAAAAGGTCTATTTTACCAATGTCGCCTTTTTAAAGGCAGTAGATACAAAAACGCGTTCGGTAAGACAGGTGAAGCATTGGCTGGTGCTTGCGGCGCGGATTTTGGCGATCATATGCCTTGCGCTGGCATTTGCCCAGCCGTTTCTGCCTGCTCAAAACAATCTTTCGGTAGACCGCAAAGGCATTACCAGTCTCTATCTCGACAATTCGCTAAGCATGGAAAGCGAGCTTAATAACAAACGCTATCTGGACATTGCCACCGCGCGGTTAAGCGAGTTACTGGGGCTTTTCAGGAACGCGACTTCTCTCCAATTGGTTACCAACGATTTTTCAGCCCAGGAACAAGGCTTATACGCGTCCGAAAAATTACGCGACAGGCTGACAACCATCGGGTTATCCAATACACCACGCACATTTGAGCAGGTTTATAAGCGCCAGGAAAACCTCATGTCCCGGCATCAGCAGGCGGGCAAAAATCAGCTTTTCTGGTTTTCTGACTTTCAAAAAAGCACTTCCGGAAATCTTTCAGGATTGAAAGCCGATACGACAAATCAGCTGTTTCTGGTGCCTGTTCAGGCTGCGGCGGAGAAGAATGTTTTCGTAGATTCTGCCTGGCTTAACACGCCTTTTATCCGCGAGTTGCAGAACAACATTCTCTTCGTTAAGGTCAGCAATTCCGGATCAGAAGCGGCCCGCAATGTTGTTTTGAAGCTGAGTCTGGATAATATGCAGGCTTCTACGGCGTCCGTAAATGTTCCTGCCAACGGCAGCGCAACCGCCAAATTCAATTTTAACCTAAAAGGAAAAGGCTATAAAAAAGGGCAGATCACATTTGACGATTTCCCGGTTACATTTGATAACAACTATTATTTCGTGCTCAATGCTTCGCCGTTGATCCGCGTCCTGCACATTTACGGGCAGAAGTCTGCTGGTAACTACATTGAAAACGTCTACGCCAACGACAGCCTCTTTTCTTTGCAGAGTTACAGCGCCAGTAATGTTGATCCGGGATTAATCAAAAATACAGATCTTGTTGTTTTAGAAGGTGTTACCTCATTATCCGGTTCCCTACCCCAGGATCTGCAGGAGCTCATCCGAAATGGCGGAAGTGTTACAATAATCCCTCCCGCCGCACCTAATACTGAAAGTTACAGCGGCTTTTTGTCGCGGATCGGCATTAATGGTTTGTCCGGCCCCCAGAATGCGCAACCTGCACCGGTTGCCCTGGCAGCGCCCGATCGTAACAATCCGTTTTTCAGCGATGTTTTTGAAGAATCCGTCCGGCAGGAACTGAACCTTAATCTACCCTCCGCTTCGCCTGTGTGGAGCTGGGCCAATGCAGGGCAAATGGTGCTGGCATTGCGCAACGGACAGACGTATCTGAACCAGGTTACTTCCGGTACGGGCAAGGCTTACCTCTTTGCTGCACCCTTAAATCCGGAATACGGCAACATTGCGCAGCACGCCATTTTTGTGCCTATCATGTATAAAATCGCTGCATCAAGCGTCCGCGCACAGCGTACATCTTTCAAGTTTGATGAGAATCCGATAACATTAAATGTTGAGAAAGCGCAGCCAAATACGGTTTATAAATTGAGAAGAAACCAGAAAGAAGTCATTCCTGTGCAGCGGATCGCAGGAAATCAGCTTTTACTTGAAATCCCCCAGGGCGATCAGCTTGGAGAGGGATTGGATGCGGGATATTTTGAATTAGTAAAAGACAACAAAGTAGAACAGATCATCGCATTGAACCACAACAATGCAGAGTCAAAACTGCAATACTATTCTCCCGATGAGCTCAGAACAATTTTCGCCGGACAAAAAAACGTCCAGATTTTCGACCGCATCGACGACGACGCATTCTCCACAGCCTTCCAGCAACAAAACATGGGAACCAACCTCTGGAAATATTTCCTCTACGGAGCCCTTTTCTTCCTCTTAGTAGAGGTAGCCTTGATCCGGTTATTGAAATGA
- a CDS encoding YcxB family protein: MPTNPAAVRTKRYALPTKKYIALAMRHFFKTQLKWGLIPLALILINAILNLTGVYPNLWIYITVFVGALLYVLFWLVQFTGITQLAQYKPMFEKFSYEIDNRQILMKLNQKEGSVMKWEQIMDAYKDKEAYVLVISKGQFVYLPFSIFTSEHDIKVFERIMKQKEFLKA; encoded by the coding sequence ATGCCGACGAACCCTGCGGCGGTCCGTACAAAAAGATACGCTTTACCAACGAAGAAATACATTGCCCTTGCCATGCGTCATTTTTTCAAAACGCAGCTGAAATGGGGATTAATACCACTCGCGCTTATCCTGATCAACGCCATTTTAAACCTTACCGGGGTGTATCCTAACTTGTGGATTTACATTACCGTGTTTGTGGGGGCACTTCTTTACGTGCTTTTCTGGCTGGTGCAGTTTACAGGCATTACGCAGCTTGCGCAATACAAACCCATGTTCGAAAAATTCTCCTACGAGATTGATAATCGTCAGATACTGATGAAGTTAAACCAGAAGGAGGGAAGTGTTATGAAATGGGAGCAGATTATGGACGCTTATAAGGATAAGGAAGCCTACGTGCTGGTGATTTCAAAAGGACAGTTTGTATATCTTCCTTTCAGCATTTTTACTTCTGAGCACGACATTAAAGTTTTCGAGCGAATTATGAAGCAGAAAGAATTTTTGAAAGCATAA
- a CDS encoding DUF1684 domain-containing protein — MKSVLNTLGLLLITVSLATAQDFKKETDKFRKKYKDEFLSSANSPLKEADLPFLQFYEPDSSYRVIAKFEKSRGQSFEMPTYSGVNKTYVKYGKVKFRINGRKQTLTVYRSLSLQQLAKYKDYLFIPFKDKTNGDESYGGGRYLDLKTTDIKDGQLVLDFNKAYNPYCAYSDGYNCPIPPAPNHLPIAITAGEKKFGKDHQQAQLK; from the coding sequence ATGAAAAGCGTTTTAAACACACTCGGGTTACTGCTGATTACAGTTTCGCTGGCAACTGCCCAGGATTTCAAGAAGGAGACTGACAAGTTCAGAAAGAAGTATAAAGACGAATTTCTGAGTTCGGCAAACTCTCCCCTCAAAGAAGCTGATCTACCGTTTTTGCAATTTTACGAACCCGATTCGTCGTATAGGGTTATCGCAAAATTCGAAAAGAGCCGTGGGCAATCTTTCGAAATGCCTACTTACAGCGGAGTCAATAAAACGTACGTAAAATATGGAAAGGTGAAATTTCGGATTAACGGCAGAAAGCAGACATTAACAGTTTACAGAAGCCTGAGCTTGCAGCAGCTCGCGAAATACAAAGACTATCTTTTCATACCTTTTAAAGACAAAACAAATGGCGACGAATCCTATGGCGGCGGCCGCTATCTCGATCTTAAAACCACAGACATAAAAGACGGCCAACTGGTGCTGGACTTTAATAAGGCATACAATCCCTATTGCGCGTACAGTGACGGCTACAACTGCCCGATTCCGCCCGCGCCTAATCATTTGCCGATTGCGATCACGGCCGGAGAAAAGAAGTTCGGAAAAGACCATCAGCAAGCGCAATTGAAATAG
- a CDS encoding OsmC family protein, whose amino-acid sequence MINRKATAVWKGTGKEGTGTVSTQSTVLENTQYSFNTRFAEGKGTNPEELIAAAHASCFAMKLSFELNAAGFTADELNATATVTLDPAKGQVTKSAIELKAKVPSVSADEFAQIADKAKKECPISQLLNAEITLNAELLS is encoded by the coding sequence ATGATCAACCGTAAAGCAACAGCCGTTTGGAAAGGAACTGGAAAAGAAGGAACCGGAACCGTAAGTACACAAAGCACTGTATTGGAAAACACGCAATATTCATTCAACACCCGTTTTGCTGAGGGTAAAGGAACGAATCCTGAGGAGTTGATCGCAGCTGCTCACGCGAGCTGTTTTGCCATGAAACTTAGCTTTGAGCTTAATGCAGCAGGTTTTACAGCCGATGAGCTGAATGCCACTGCAACTGTAACATTGGATCCGGCGAAAGGACAGGTTACAAAAAGCGCAATCGAATTGAAGGCGAAAGTGCCGAGCGTTTCCGCAGATGAGTTTGCGCAAATTGCGGATAAAGCGAAAAAAGAATGCCCGATTTCACAGTTGCTGAATGCAGAAATTACATTGAACGCAGAATTGCTTTCATAA
- the hemW gene encoding radical SAM family heme chaperone HemW has translation MHLYLHIPFCRQACHYCDFHFSTNTANKRAVVEAIANEIILRKDYLPKADIETIYFGGGTPSMLDEAELHLLLNTINQHFTVSPRAEITLEANPDDLQREKLQQFYNAGINRLSIGIQSFHEPHLQFLNRIHSANEGEICVRTAQEIGITNISIDLIYAIPSPDHSILMQDMQKAFAMDIAHISAYCLTIEPQTAFGSWLKKKKIKPIDEEYAAQQFELLVKNLAENRYEQYEISNFARNGHYSMHNSSYWKQRPYLGVGPSAHSYNGASREYNVSNNARYVEAIQKQIIPTTVETLSPADQTNEYLLTGLRTKWGVNKEKLELLSGSTFASIHSADLQQMTKKNWIREDADNWYLTDSGKLFADRIASDLFIEWNG, from the coding sequence ATGCATTTATACCTTCATATTCCTTTTTGCAGACAAGCTTGCCATTACTGTGACTTCCATTTCAGCACCAACACCGCCAACAAACGGGCTGTGGTGGAAGCCATAGCAAATGAAATCATTCTTAGAAAAGATTATCTGCCCAAAGCGGATATTGAAACCATTTATTTCGGCGGAGGAACGCCTTCGATGCTGGACGAGGCGGAGCTGCATTTGTTGCTCAACACAATCAATCAGCATTTTACGGTTTCTCCCCGTGCTGAGATAACATTAGAAGCCAATCCGGACGATTTGCAGCGGGAGAAGTTGCAGCAATTTTACAATGCGGGAATCAATAGGCTAAGCATTGGCATACAATCTTTCCACGAGCCCCATCTTCAATTCCTGAACAGGATACATTCTGCTAATGAAGGTGAAATATGCGTCAGAACTGCGCAGGAAATTGGCATTACGAACATTTCCATCGATCTGATCTATGCAATTCCCTCACCGGATCACAGCATTCTGATGCAGGATATGCAAAAAGCATTTGCAATGGACATTGCCCATATTTCAGCTTATTGCCTTACTATCGAGCCGCAGACAGCATTTGGAAGCTGGCTTAAAAAGAAGAAAATCAAGCCCATAGACGAAGAATATGCAGCGCAGCAATTTGAACTTCTTGTAAAAAACCTGGCAGAAAACAGATATGAGCAGTACGAGATCTCGAATTTTGCCCGGAACGGACATTATAGCATGCATAACAGCTCCTATTGGAAGCAAAGGCCGTATTTAGGCGTTGGCCCGAGTGCGCATTCCTATAATGGTGCAAGCCGTGAGTATAATGTTTCAAATAACGCGCGCTATGTCGAGGCCATTCAAAAACAGATCATTCCCACAACGGTGGAAACGTTATCGCCGGCAGATCAGACGAATGAATATTTGCTTACAGGCCTGCGAACGAAGTGGGGCGTAAATAAGGAAAAATTGGAGTTGTTATCGGGCAGCACTTTCGCATCGATCCATTCAGCCGATTTGCAACAGATGACGAAGAAAAACTGGATCAGGGAAGATGCAGACAACTGGTATCTGACGGATTCGGGGAAGCTTTTTGCGGACCGGATTGCAAGCGATCTTTTTATCGAGTGGAATGGGTAA